In the Candidatus Electrothrix rattekaaiensis genome, one interval contains:
- a CDS encoding DUF4434 domain-containing protein has product MKGIQYSRLAAVFFMTALVIAHSSLVAMAGEPRIHGFFVQPSLGYGATNHEKFSSQEEYDQWLQSMADTGAEMLFYQWVTHYENTPPDWYITAYGGSPDTDFAFYNPKPVTINGIPTRGWVTPTNWPGSPKQGGKEPVAYLLDAAQKAGIKVWLGLYLNEGENSPYNWWNAITDSNLTTEDRAAIEHHVERSIAVVNDLAEQYGNHPALGGLYYSIEIANIAFIPSGNHPYLASILDRVAKAVHTALPGKQLAICPFFNTGLPTTAQEFGDMLEYALKNSELDILMLQDGVGVDPHTLTPINDQVTEYFVAARNAAAAAGKPFWGNAELFTNLGTREAPQLISSTMEKIRLQLETIAPHVDKIISFDFHFMDPNDAYTFYEPLGGTVETDRAMRQNLYDGYTAYWQQWKEQQRRPALPAVLSLLLQEEATE; this is encoded by the coding sequence ATGAAAGGTATACAATACAGTCGACTAGCAGCTGTCTTTTTCATGACTGCTCTAGTGATCGCTCACAGCTCCCTAGTGGCTATGGCTGGAGAACCTCGCATTCATGGCTTTTTTGTCCAGCCCTCCCTAGGCTACGGAGCAACAAATCACGAAAAATTCTCCAGCCAAGAAGAGTACGATCAATGGCTGCAAAGCATGGCAGATACCGGAGCAGAAATGCTCTTTTATCAATGGGTAACCCATTACGAAAACACACCGCCGGACTGGTACATCACGGCATACGGCGGCAGCCCGGACACGGACTTTGCCTTTTACAATCCAAAACCGGTAACCATCAACGGCATTCCGACTCGGGGCTGGGTTACCCCAACTAACTGGCCAGGATCACCCAAGCAAGGCGGTAAGGAACCGGTGGCCTACCTGCTTGATGCAGCGCAAAAGGCCGGGATCAAAGTCTGGCTGGGCCTGTATCTGAATGAAGGAGAGAACTCGCCCTATAACTGGTGGAATGCGATCACAGATTCGAATTTGACCACAGAAGACAGGGCTGCAATTGAACACCATGTGGAGCGCTCTATCGCAGTGGTGAACGATCTTGCTGAGCAATACGGCAATCACCCGGCCCTTGGCGGCTTATACTACTCCATCGAAATTGCCAACATTGCCTTTATCCCCTCGGGGAATCACCCGTACCTTGCCTCAATCCTAGACCGGGTTGCCAAGGCCGTTCACACGGCCCTACCGGGAAAGCAACTCGCCATCTGCCCCTTTTTTAACACCGGGCTTCCAACAACAGCGCAAGAATTCGGTGACATGTTGGAGTATGCACTAAAAAACAGCGAACTGGATATCCTCATGCTGCAAGATGGCGTTGGCGTGGATCCCCACACTCTGACACCAATAAATGATCAAGTGACAGAATATTTTGTTGCAGCCCGCAATGCTGCCGCTGCTGCGGGTAAACCATTTTGGGGCAATGCGGAGCTGTTCACAAACCTGGGCACCAGGGAGGCCCCACAGCTTATTTCCTCCACCATGGAAAAAATCCGCCTCCAACTGGAGACTATTGCGCCCCATGTTGACAAGATCATCAGCTTTGATTTCCACTTTATGGACCCCAATGATGCCTACACCTTTTACGAACCGTTAGGTGGCACAGTGGAAACAGACAGAGCAATGCGACAGAATTTATATGACGGCTATACAGCCTACTGGCAGCAATGGAAAGAACAGCAGAGAAGGCCAGCCCTGCCAGCTGTTTTGAGTTTGCTGCTGCAAGAGGAGGCTACGGAGTAA
- the amrB gene encoding AmmeMemoRadiSam system protein B: MLRQPAVADRFYDGDPAKLHQSLNSLIPESSDKISAKAVLSPHAGYIYSGGVAGETFARISIPETVILLGPNHHGQYHDQRTPLAVGTQDWDMPLGEVPLANDLAHDLLSSSALFTANDTAHRSEHSLEVQIPFLQYFQKNLHILPVVVSQLSLQQCHQAATELAQAIRRFNRPTLLVASTDMTHYLPRKQASKQDHLALDYILDLDAAGLYDTVLSHRISMCGIMPTTITLLAAAELGAEQAELIRYTDSGEVSGDTEQVVGYAGVIIR, encoded by the coding sequence ATGCTTCGTCAACCCGCAGTTGCTGACAGGTTCTACGATGGTGACCCGGCCAAACTCCATCAATCTCTGAACAGCCTGATCCCTGAAAGTTCCGATAAAATCTCGGCCAAGGCCGTACTTTCGCCCCATGCTGGCTATATCTATTCAGGAGGAGTGGCCGGGGAGACCTTTGCTCGGATCAGTATTCCCGAGACAGTGATTCTTCTCGGCCCCAATCATCACGGTCAATATCACGACCAAAGAACGCCCCTTGCAGTGGGGACTCAAGACTGGGACATGCCTCTGGGGGAAGTTCCTCTGGCAAATGATCTGGCTCACGACCTGCTCAGCTCTTCTGCCCTCTTCACAGCTAACGACACAGCTCATCGCTCTGAACATTCGCTAGAGGTACAGATCCCCTTTCTCCAGTATTTTCAAAAGAACCTCCACATCCTACCAGTGGTGGTTTCCCAGCTTTCTTTACAACAATGCCACCAAGCCGCTACCGAACTTGCCCAGGCTATCCGGCGTTTCAACCGCCCTACCCTGCTGGTCGCCAGTACGGACATGACCCATTATCTTCCCCGCAAGCAGGCCTCAAAACAGGATCATCTTGCCCTAGATTATATTCTGGATCTTGATGCAGCCGGGCTCTATGATACAGTGTTGTCCCACCGGATTTCCATGTGCGGTATCATGCCCACCACCATTACCTTACTTGCGGCGGCGGAGCTGGGGGCTGAACAGGCCGAGCTCATTCGCTATACCGATTCTGGAGAGGTCAGCGGCGATACGGAGCAGGTTGTCGGCTATGCCGGAGTGATTATTCGTTGA